The Micavibrio sp. TMED2 genome has a window encoding:
- a CDS encoding thiol reductant ABC exporter subunit CydD produces MSSSPAHAGASSPEPPSFEAMKARQKRQQGWLRDRIRPIKPRVYISVGLGFTGGLCLILQAWLLATILHGAVIEGRAITDFAREIMLVIAAVLIRAAMLGLAERVGMANAVALKTGLRRELIARITAAGPDFIASTGSGPIITAAYDQIEALDNYIARYLPQRMLAGLIPLAIVIAVWPVNWIAALILLATGPLIVMMMALVGLGAAAASRKQMVALERLGGYFVDRLRGLDTLRLFGQAEAEMARVRMMADNFRGRTMSVLRLAFLSSAVLEFFSSIAIAILAVNIGLALLGLVNVGPLANISLFAALFILILAPDFYLPLRQLGQYYHDRATALAAAESLMDIEQRAGDFIVSTGVAAETTQTNTDSAITFNAVSLNYDGDRAALEEVSLSVAAGETIALIGPSGSGKSSLLKLLLGFVTPGSGSITINDRVLGHDLPIEDFRRQCAWVGQKTHLFRGTIAENIALARPGADRAAIEAAAGSAGVTHFTRHLPDGLDTALGEQGHGVSGGEAQRIAIARAFLADRPILLLDEPTAHLDRETTESVLEGLRKLIPGRTVIAATHTPALLALADRTIALDHGRINEAADAKLLLDEALP; encoded by the coding sequence ATGAGCAGTTCTCCCGCACATGCCGGGGCCAGCAGCCCCGAGCCCCCCAGTTTTGAAGCCATGAAGGCGCGTCAGAAGCGTCAGCAGGGCTGGCTGCGCGACCGGATACGCCCGATCAAGCCGCGGGTATATATCTCGGTCGGCCTCGGCTTTACCGGTGGGCTGTGCCTGATCCTGCAAGCCTGGCTGCTCGCCACCATCCTGCATGGTGCCGTGATTGAGGGACGGGCAATCACGGATTTTGCCCGCGAGATCATGCTGGTGATTGCCGCCGTACTGATCCGGGCTGCCATGCTCGGATTGGCCGAGCGGGTCGGCATGGCCAATGCGGTAGCGCTCAAGACCGGGCTGCGCCGTGAGCTGATCGCCAGAATAACCGCAGCCGGACCAGATTTTATCGCCAGCACCGGCAGCGGTCCGATCATCACCGCCGCCTATGACCAGATCGAAGCGCTGGACAATTATATCGCCCGCTATCTGCCGCAACGGATGCTGGCCGGGCTGATCCCGCTCGCCATCGTCATAGCGGTCTGGCCGGTGAACTGGATTGCCGCCCTGATCCTGCTGGCGACCGGGCCACTGATTGTCATGATGATGGCGCTGGTCGGCCTCGGTGCGGCGGCGGCGAGCCGCAAGCAGATGGTGGCGCTGGAACGTCTCGGCGGTTATTTCGTCGACCGGTTACGCGGCCTTGATACCCTGCGCCTGTTCGGTCAGGCGGAAGCGGAGATGGCGCGGGTACGCATGATGGCGGATAATTTCCGGGGCCGCACCATGAGCGTGCTGCGCCTTGCCTTCCTGTCTTCTGCCGTACTCGAGTTCTTCAGCTCAATCGCGATTGCCATTCTGGCCGTCAATATCGGCCTTGCCCTGCTCGGCCTCGTCAATGTCGGGCCACTGGCGAATATCAGCCTCTTTGCCGCGCTGTTCATTCTAATACTCGCACCCGACTTCTATCTGCCATTGCGTCAGCTCGGCCAGTATTACCACGACCGCGCCACCGCCCTTGCCGCCGCCGAAAGCCTGATGGATATCGAACAGCGCGCCGGTGATTTCATCGTCTCGACCGGCGTAGCCGCTGAAACCACACAGACAAATACCGACAGCGCCATCACCTTCAACGCGGTCTCGCTGAACTATGATGGCGACCGGGCAGCACTGGAAGAGGTCAGCCTGAGCGTTGCCGCTGGCGAAACCATCGCCCTGATTGGCCCGAGCGGCAGTGGCAAGAGCAGCCTGCTCAAGCTCTTACTTGGCTTTGTCACCCCGGGCAGCGGCAGCATCACGATCAACGACCGTGTTCTTGGCCATGATTTGCCGATCGAGGATTTCCGCCGACAATGCGCCTGGGTGGGCCAGAAAACCCATCTGTTCCGCGGTACCATCGCCGAGAATATCGCACTCGCCCGACCGGGCGCCGACCGCGCCGCCATCGAAGCCGCTGCCGGGAGTGCGGGTGTCACCCACTTCACCCGCCACCTACCCGATGGCCTCGACACAGCACTGGGCGAACAGGGGCATGGCGTCTCCGGCGGTGAGGCCCAGCGCATTGCTATCGCCCGGGCGTTTCTGGCCGACCGTCCAATCCTGCTGCTTGACGAGCCGACCGCGCATCTCGACCGGGAGACGACCGAGAGCGTGCTTGAAGGCCTGCGCAAACTGATCCCCGGTCGGACCGTGATTGCGGCCACTCACACACCGGCATTGCTCGCCCTTGCTGACCGGACCATTGCACTCGATCACGGTCGGATCAACGAGGCTGCGGATGCCAAACTGTTGCTCGATGAGGCCCTGCCATGA